From Selenomonas ruminantium AC2024, a single genomic window includes:
- a CDS encoding O-acetyl-ADP-ribose deacetylase: MTVIRTELGDITAKHYADAIVNAANESLLGGGGVDGAIHRAAGPELLAECRTLGGCKTGQAKITKAYKLPCDYIIHTVGPVWHGGKHGEAELLADCYRHSLEIAIERGIRSVAFPSISTGVYSYPVQQAAEIAIGTVREIVKKHPAVFDEILWVLFDERTKLVYDGALQKC; encoded by the coding sequence ATGACCGTAATCAGAACTGAGTTAGGAGACATTACAGCAAAGCATTATGCCGATGCCATTGTCAATGCCGCCAATGAGAGCCTGCTTGGCGGCGGTGGCGTAGATGGAGCAATACATCGAGCCGCTGGGCCGGAACTTTTAGCAGAGTGCCGAACGCTTGGAGGCTGCAAGACTGGACAGGCGAAAATTACTAAAGCGTATAAGCTGCCTTGCGATTATATCATCCATACTGTGGGGCCGGTATGGCATGGCGGAAAACACGGTGAAGCAGAACTACTGGCTGACTGCTATCGTCACTCACTGGAGATTGCCATAGAGAGAGGTATCCGCAGCGTGGCTTTTCCATCAATCTCAACAGGCGTGTATTCCTATCCCGTGCAACAGGCAGCGGAGATTGCCATTGGGACAGTCAGAGAAATAGTAAAGAAGCACCCAGCAGTGTTTGACGAAATCCTGTGGGTATTGTTCGATGAGCGGACAAAGCTGGTGTATGATGGAGCATTGCAGAAATGCTGA
- a CDS encoding NAD-dependent protein deacylase encodes MSKIDELARIMATSSNMVFFGGAGMSTESGIPDFRSADGIYSQKLNREFSPEEMVSHTFLCDHPHDFFDFFFAKMVFLDAKPNAGHYALADLESKGKLLAVVTQNIDGLHQSAGSESVCELHGSIMHWHCMDCGRQYTLEYALQNQPVPVCKNCGGIVRPDVVLYEEALNELVIEAAVRAIRKADTLIVGGTSLAVYPAAGLLDYFRGDNLVIINKTATKADMSANLVIREPIGKVLSAAVRKGGAV; translated from the coding sequence ATGAGCAAGATTGATGAACTGGCGAGAATTATGGCCACCAGTTCCAATATGGTATTCTTTGGCGGTGCCGGTATGTCCACCGAGTCAGGCATACCAGACTTTCGCAGTGCTGACGGTATATACAGCCAAAAACTTAACCGAGAGTTCAGCCCGGAAGAGATGGTATCGCACACCTTTCTGTGTGACCACCCACATGATTTTTTTGACTTTTTCTTTGCCAAGATGGTATTCCTTGATGCCAAGCCCAATGCAGGGCATTATGCTTTGGCTGATCTGGAAAGCAAAGGAAAGCTGCTGGCAGTGGTCACGCAAAATATAGATGGTCTTCATCAAAGCGCTGGCAGTGAAAGTGTGTGCGAACTTCATGGCTCAATTATGCACTGGCATTGTATGGACTGCGGCAGGCAATATACACTGGAATATGCCCTGCAAAACCAGCCGGTTCCTGTTTGTAAAAACTGTGGCGGCATCGTGCGGCCAGATGTGGTTTTATATGAAGAAGCACTCAATGAACTGGTAATTGAAGCAGCTGTGCGGGCAATTCGCAAGGCTGATACGCTTATTGTAGGCGGCACTTCGTTGGCTGTGTATCCAGCGGCAGGTCTATTGGATTATTTTCGGGGCGATAATCTGGTGATTATCAATAAAACTGCTACCAAGGCAGATATGAGTGCTAATCTGGTCATTCGGGAACCAATAGGCAAGGTGCTGAGTGCAGCCGTTAGGAAAGGAGGTGCGGTATGA
- a CDS encoding DUF1653 domain-containing protein: protein MRIYVDADACPVVKETEQVAKKYGIEVNVSSDKLNSTLRAIRTVHPYEEPVINVIPLCATREEALMEEMKENQEQRRLLGAKYRRAIPQSGEVWYHFKNNEYKIVACPVMHTESQEIYCVYQALYGSYGIYCRPLDMFMSEVDHEKYPQAGQKYRFEKK from the coding sequence ATGCGTATTTACGTTGATGCTGACGCCTGCCCCGTAGTGAAAGAGACGGAGCAGGTGGCAAAAAAATATGGCATAGAGGTCAATGTCAGCAGCGACAAGCTGAACAGCACCTTACGGGCTATAAGAACTGTCCATCCCTATGAAGAGCCCGTCATAAATGTCATCCCACTTTGTGCGACTAGGGAGGAAGCGTTGATGGAAGAAATGAAAGAAAATCAGGAGCAGCGGCGATTGCTCGGTGCCAAGTATCGCAGGGCTATTCCGCAGAGTGGAGAAGTGTGGTACCACTTCAAGAATAACGAGTATAAGATTGTGGCCTGCCCTGTCATGCACACAGAGTCGCAGGAGATTTACTGCGTGTATCAGGCACTTTATGGCAGCTATGGTATATACTGTCGGCCACTGGATATGTTCATGAGCGAGGTTGACCACGAGAAATACCCGCAGGCAGGGCAGAAATATCGGTTTGAGAAAAAATGA
- a CDS encoding flavodoxin family protein: MKAAIVFDSRTHTTERAAALIAEGLKSVNGIEARCFHIDEADFEYIQQSQLVILGSPTYMASVTAKMKSWLESNAGKLKLAGKLGGAYATEQYIHGGAENAIQEMLVFMMVMGMMTYSGGSACGKPVIHLGPVGMSQDIERFKDLFVTYGQRMGEQLLKIR, encoded by the coding sequence ATGAAAGCAGCAATCGTTTTTGATTCGAGAACACATACGACAGAGAGGGCAGCAGCCCTCATTGCCGAGGGACTAAAATCCGTTAATGGCATTGAGGCACGGTGCTTCCATATCGATGAGGCTGATTTTGAGTATATCCAGCAGTCCCAGCTGGTGATTTTGGGCTCGCCAACGTATATGGCTTCTGTTACGGCTAAGATGAAGAGCTGGCTGGAAAGCAATGCCGGCAAGCTGAAACTGGCAGGCAAGCTTGGTGGCGCTTATGCTACGGAGCAGTATATCCACGGAGGCGCGGAAAATGCCATCCAGGAAATGCTGGTATTCATGATGGTCATGGGAATGATGACCTACTCCGGCGGCTCTGCCTGCGGAAAGCCTGTAATTCATCTAGGGCCGGTGGGGATGAGTCAGGACATTGAACGTTTCAAGGACTTGTTTGTAACCTATGGCCAGCGGATGGGCGAGCAGTTGCTTAAGATACGATAA
- a CDS encoding TIGR04076 family protein — translation MKKVRITVVRKACYPDLMKKYENPIEHACDIEEGTVFIANGWQRPEGLCESAWETMSPFVMGLAHGAENFYDGWMKNPRSAMISCNDGFRPVSFLLEVVD, via the coding sequence ATGAAGAAGGTGCGGATAACTGTTGTGCGGAAAGCATGCTACCCGGATTTGATGAAAAAATATGAAAATCCCATAGAGCATGCCTGTGACATAGAGGAAGGCACTGTGTTCATCGCCAATGGCTGGCAAAGACCGGAGGGATTGTGCGAAAGTGCCTGGGAGACCATGTCGCCATTCGTAATGGGGCTGGCACATGGTGCAGAGAACTTCTACGATGGTTGGATGAAAAATCCTCGGTCAGCTATGATTTCCTGCAATGATGGCTTCCGTCCGGTAAGTTTTCTGCTAGAGGTGGTGGATTAG
- a CDS encoding MATE family efflux transporter — MNIKLSDHFTYQKLLRFAAPTIGTVMIAITYDVIDGYFVSNYIGKTAFAAVNLIYPFQLLLSIVGYMFGTGGSALIASKLGNHEPERANQFFTMIIKTALYLGIALAVVGFIFLPDIAVLIGATPDIMVYGLPYGRTLFLFLPVMIVGYAFQSILITAEKPQLGLYLSLANMFSNLIFDYLFIVAFDWGMVGAAAATGIGACLNGIIPWVYFSRPNSSSLQFQPYKLELQPLLAACSNGLSEMVDDMSYSLIFVFYNIQLLRFLGEDGVAAFGVVIFIEGIFSAVFTGLALEANSVVGYHFGAKNFTELKSLLKKGIVLNLAFGLLMFFTARWTASYIAELYVGYDTAVCTLAEHALSVFAFAFVFQGFNIYASAYFTGLNNGKISGIIALMRSFVIQTLAIFGLPLFMGAEGLWISQATAEFLSIFLAAGLLYRYRKDYCGDSLK; from the coding sequence ATGAACATCAAGTTATCGGACCATTTTACCTATCAAAAACTATTGCGCTTTGCTGCTCCGACCATAGGTACCGTGATGATTGCCATCACCTATGATGTGATTGACGGCTATTTTGTCTCCAACTATATCGGCAAGACAGCATTTGCCGCGGTTAATCTCATTTATCCGTTTCAACTATTGCTTTCCATTGTGGGCTATATGTTCGGTACGGGTGGCAGTGCGCTGATTGCTTCAAAATTAGGCAACCATGAGCCGGAACGGGCAAACCAGTTCTTTACCATGATAATCAAGACGGCCCTATATTTAGGTATTGCTTTGGCTGTAGTCGGCTTTATCTTCCTGCCTGACATTGCCGTCCTAATTGGCGCTACACCTGATATTATGGTCTATGGCCTGCCCTATGGACGGACATTGTTCCTTTTCCTGCCCGTCATGATTGTCGGCTATGCATTCCAAAGCATATTGATTACGGCAGAAAAACCACAGTTGGGCTTATATTTGTCGCTGGCCAATATGTTCAGCAATCTCATATTCGACTATCTCTTTATTGTGGCCTTTGACTGGGGAATGGTGGGCGCAGCTGCAGCCACGGGAATCGGAGCCTGCCTGAATGGGATTATTCCCTGGGTTTACTTTTCACGCCCCAATTCCAGCAGCCTGCAGTTCCAGCCATATAAACTGGAATTACAGCCGCTGCTAGCGGCATGCAGCAATGGCCTGTCGGAAATGGTCGATGATATGTCCTATTCGTTGATTTTCGTCTTTTACAATATCCAGTTATTGCGTTTTCTCGGCGAGGATGGTGTAGCGGCCTTTGGCGTAGTAATATTCATTGAAGGTATTTTTTCTGCCGTCTTCACCGGATTGGCCTTGGAGGCCAATTCAGTCGTTGGCTATCATTTTGGAGCAAAGAACTTTACAGAACTAAAAAGCCTGTTAAAAAAAGGAATCGTGCTCAATCTGGCATTTGGCTTGCTCATGTTCTTTACAGCCCGCTGGACAGCGTCCTATATTGCAGAACTTTATGTAGGCTATGATACGGCAGTCTGTACACTGGCGGAACATGCCCTGTCTGTCTTTGCTTTCGCCTTCGTCTTTCAGGGCTTTAACATCTATGCCTCGGCTTACTTCACGGGCCTCAATAATGGCAAAATCTCCGGGATTATTGCGCTCATGCGCTCCTTTGTTATTCAGACACTGGCAATATTCGGCCTCCCGCTGTTTATGGGGGCAGAGGGCTTATGGATATCCCAGGCGACAGCGGAATTTCTATCCATCTTTTTGGCAGCAGGCCTGCTGTACAGATACCGCAAAGACTACTGCGGGGACAGTTTGAAATAA
- a CDS encoding amino acid adenylation domain-containing protein produces the protein MSNTFLAEQDKFNHTESSFPFVPVSVQIHQQALKTPDKIAVISAGRKMSYGELDMQSSRVANFLLQKINRLGKSKDIIIGVALARSEYAYVAEQGILKAGAAFLPFVTSYPDERINFCLADANAPLLITSEALRQARNFNGDYEVITIEELLASTDVSYPEAVNIGPDDLAYVIYTSGSTGKPKGVMIEQHSLANYVQRDEKSLEIMHYVREGRVSLALAAFSFDVSIVEEFVPLTNGCTVCIATEEEIHDPFLLAKLMQESGVNGITCTPTFLLSILNIPECAEALKNVDFYDVGAEAFPAGLFTKLRSLRQDSVIMNVYGPTECTMGCSAALMEEEGEIVVGGPMVNTKFYIVDQQGEFLPVGEKGELIICGDCVGRGYINLPDRTAKAFFTCNGLRAYHSGDLASWTEQGTIRIHGRIDNQIKLRGFRIELDEIEKVMAEFPQVDSCAVKVLNRSGKSDYLAGYFTAAPDTNPQIQDITDFMKNRLPEYMIPAVMLQVDSMPQTVNGKIDRKQLPYIAPVQSTENYVAPRNESEAYICKTFAEVLHLDEGTVSVEDDFFQLGGDSLSSMVLVSHLMDKGISSADVFSLRTVERLAALLDERSNAESLDAIDDYERQQPHKLSPMQLEMVDNQMMMPRTTMFNNMSYFFRFSRNIDSQKLQQAVIAAIHNHPALAMKIIFDDDNDMVQVYSPESLPEVKIEYMSDLEIIKLSHELIKPFKVFNAPLLNVRMFKSDRYTYLFFDVHHLAMDGSSLSIVLADIMRAYNGEDLPRDYYCAYLANEEKIRESPQYEEDKAYFQTTYGGYDWCKIPEPDKDDTYHLEAEQRKVQLPFDEVDLAETEKRLHTSRSVIAIAAAIQALHEFSGKKDIMTNWIFNNRLGSYAANSVGMLIKNLPVGIHMDKIDSTSALLAEVKRQVTDGIAHSSYDYFVANDQPFLDDPMEVNYQLNINADELGELRPFYLPLPNPYSAPGARLELEFLENDNNSGCFESEFEWAGNLFSRKKIRAFQNLYIEKFISIVFG, from the coding sequence ATTTAATCATACAGAGAGCAGTTTTCCCTTTGTCCCGGTTTCCGTACAAATTCATCAGCAGGCGTTGAAAACGCCAGATAAAATAGCCGTGATTTCCGCAGGCCGCAAAATGTCCTATGGCGAGCTTGATATGCAATCGAGCCGCGTAGCCAATTTTTTGCTGCAAAAAATCAATCGTTTGGGAAAGAGCAAGGATATTATCATCGGGGTGGCACTGGCACGCTCTGAATATGCTTATGTGGCAGAGCAGGGAATCTTAAAGGCCGGGGCGGCCTTTCTTCCTTTTGTGACTTCCTACCCGGATGAACGCATTAACTTTTGCCTGGCAGATGCCAATGCGCCGCTGCTGATTACTTCAGAGGCTTTGCGGCAGGCAAGGAACTTCAACGGCGATTATGAGGTTATCACCATCGAAGAACTTTTGGCGAGTACGGATGTCTCTTATCCTGAGGCGGTAAACATTGGCCCGGATGATTTGGCCTATGTCATTTATACGTCAGGTTCTACGGGAAAGCCCAAGGGCGTAATGATTGAACAGCATAGTCTGGCCAATTATGTGCAGCGCGATGAGAAGTCCCTGGAAATCATGCACTATGTGCGCGAGGGACGCGTTTCCCTGGCTCTGGCAGCCTTTTCTTTTGACGTGTCAATCGTAGAGGAGTTTGTCCCCCTGACCAATGGCTGTACGGTATGTATTGCCACGGAGGAAGAAATTCATGACCCCTTCCTGCTGGCCAAGCTCATGCAGGAGTCGGGAGTAAACGGCATAACCTGTACGCCGACTTTTCTGCTTAGCATTTTGAACATCCCGGAATGTGCCGAGGCCCTGAAAAATGTCGATTTTTATGATGTTGGTGCCGAGGCATTTCCCGCAGGGCTCTTTACCAAGCTAAGAAGCCTGCGTCAGGATAGTGTAATCATGAATGTCTATGGGCCGACGGAATGCACCATGGGCTGCTCTGCGGCCCTGATGGAAGAAGAAGGTGAAATCGTAGTCGGCGGGCCGATGGTGAATACCAAGTTTTATATCGTTGACCAGCAGGGAGAATTTCTGCCTGTGGGCGAAAAGGGCGAGCTGATTATCTGCGGCGATTGTGTCGGCCGCGGCTATATCAATCTGCCGGACAGGACGGCCAAGGCCTTCTTTACCTGCAACGGCCTGCGGGCCTATCACAGCGGGGATTTGGCCTCATGGACAGAGCAGGGAACCATCCGCATTCATGGACGTATTGACAATCAGATTAAGCTGCGCGGCTTCCGCATTGAACTCGATGAAATTGAGAAAGTCATGGCGGAATTTCCCCAGGTGGATTCCTGCGCCGTAAAGGTTTTGAACCGTTCCGGGAAATCGGATTATCTGGCAGGCTACTTCACGGCAGCTCCCGATACCAATCCACAAATACAGGATATTACCGATTTCATGAAGAACCGTCTCCCCGAGTACATGATTCCGGCCGTCATGCTGCAGGTAGACAGTATGCCGCAGACGGTAAATGGCAAAATCGACCGCAAGCAGCTGCCCTATATTGCACCCGTTCAGAGTACGGAAAATTATGTGGCCCCGCGAAATGAGAGTGAAGCGTATATTTGCAAGACTTTTGCTGAGGTATTGCATCTGGATGAAGGAACCGTCAGCGTGGAGGATGATTTCTTCCAATTGGGCGGCGACTCGCTTTCCAGCATGGTGCTGGTTTCCCATTTGATGGACAAAGGCATTTCCAGTGCAGATGTGTTCTCGCTAAGAACGGTTGAGCGCTTGGCGGCTCTGCTCGATGAACGCAGCAATGCCGAATCACTGGATGCCATAGACGATTACGAGCGCCAGCAGCCGCACAAACTTTCTCCCATGCAGTTGGAGATGGTGGACAATCAGATGATGATGCCGCGGACTACCATGTTCAACAATATGTCCTATTTCTTCCGCTTTTCCCGGAACATCGATTCCCAGAAACTGCAGCAGGCGGTTATTGCGGCCATCCATAATCATCCAGCTCTGGCCATGAAGATTATTTTCGATGATGACAATGACATGGTGCAGGTCTATTCGCCGGAAAGTCTGCCGGAAGTCAAAATCGAATATATGTCGGATTTGGAAATCATCAAATTATCCCACGAGCTGATAAAGCCCTTTAAGGTATTTAATGCGCCGCTGCTAAACGTGCGCATGTTTAAGTCAGACCGCTACACCTATTTGTTCTTCGACGTGCATCATCTGGCCATGGATGGTTCGTCCCTCAGTATCGTTCTGGCAGATATTATGCGGGCATATAATGGAGAAGATTTACCGCGGGATTATTATTGTGCTTATTTGGCCAATGAAGAAAAAATACGCGAGTCCCCTCAATATGAAGAAGATAAGGCGTATTTTCAAACGACCTATGGCGGTTATGATTGGTGCAAGATTCCGGAACCGGACAAAGACGATACCTACCATCTGGAGGCAGAACAGCGCAAAGTCCAGCTTCCCTTTGACGAAGTGGATTTGGCCGAAACCGAGAAGCGACTGCACACATCCCGAAGTGTTATTGCCATCGCCGCGGCGATTCAGGCTTTGCATGAGTTTTCCGGGAAAAAAGATATTATGACCAACTGGATTTTCAATAACCGTTTGGGCAGCTATGCGGCCAATTCCGTAGGCATGCTGATTAAAAATCTTCCCGTTGGCATACATATGGACAAGATAGACAGCACCAGCGCTCTTTTGGCCGAGGTAAAACGGCAGGTGACCGATGGGATTGCCCACTCCAGCTATGATTATTTCGTAGCCAACGACCAGCCTTTCCTGGATGACCCGATGGAGGTTAACTACCAGTTGAACATTAACGCAGATGAACTAGGGGAACTTCGGCCTTTCTATCTGCCCTTGCCCAATCCTTATTCTGCTCCTGGAGCCAGACTGGAACTGGAATTCCTGGAGAATGACAACAATTCCGGCTGCTTTGAATCGGAATTTGAATGGGCGGGAAATCTATTCTCCCGGAAAAAGATACGCGCATTCCAGAATCTTTACATCGAAAAATTCATTAGCATTGTCTTTGGTTAG